One Vigna unguiculata cultivar IT97K-499-35 chromosome 7, ASM411807v1, whole genome shotgun sequence genomic region harbors:
- the LOC114192234 gene encoding thiamine thiazole synthase 2, chloroplastic-like produces MAAMATTTLTSNPKLSFFDHKPTSFHGKPVSQYRLTPTKCSAKPPAISMSLTTPPYDFQSFKFQPIKESIVAREMTRRYMTDMITYADTDVVVVGAGSAGLSCAYELSKNPAVQIAIIEQSVSPGGGAWLGGQLFSAMVVRKPAHLFLDELGVAYDEQEDYVVIKHAALFTSTIMSKLLARPNVKLFNAVAAEDLIVKEGRVAGVVTNWALVSMNHDTQSCMDPNVMEAKVVVSSCGHDGPFGATGVKRLKSIGMIDNVPGMKALDMNTAEDAIVRLTREIVPGMIVTGMEVAEIDGAPRMGPTFGAMMISGQKAAHLALKALGRNNAIDGTCGVGREEPELMFASANTEDIVDA; encoded by the exons ATGGCAGCCATGGCAACCACAACCCTAACTTCAAACCCCAAGCTTTCATTCTTCGACCACAAGCCCACCTCCTTCCATGGAAAGCCCGTTTCTCAGTACCGTCTCACACCCACAAAATGCTCCGCCAAACCACCCGCAATCTCCATGTCCCTAACTACACCCCCTTACGACTTCCAATCTTTCAAGTTCCAACCCATCAAAGAATCCATCGTCGCACGCGAAATGACGCGCCGCTACATGACCGACATGATAACCTACGCCGACACCGACGTCGTGGTCGTGGGGGCGGGCTCCGCGGGCCTCTCCTGCGCGTACGAGCTGAGCAAGAACCCGGCCGTGCAAATCGCCATAATCGAGCAGTCAGTGAGCCCCGGCGGCGGCGCATGGCTCGGCGGGCAGCTCTTCTCCGCCATGGTGGTGCGCAAGCCCGCCCACCTCTTCCTGGACGAGCTCGGTGTTGCCTACGACGAGCAGGAGGACTACGTGGTGATCAAGCACGCGGCGCTGTTCACCTCCACCATCATGAGCAAGCTCCTGGCACGCCCCAACGTGAAGCTCTTCAACGCCGTGGCGGCGGAGGACTTGATCGTGAAGGAAGGGAGGGTTGCCGGAGTGGTCACGAACTGGGCTCTGGTTTCTATGAACCACGACACACAGTCCTGCATGGACCCCAACGTGATGGAGGCTAAGGTTGTAGTGAGTTCTTGCGGGCACGATGGACCCTTTGGCGCCACCGGGGTTAAGAGGTTGAAGAGTATTGGAATGATCGATAACGTCCCTGGAATGAAGGCCTTGGACATGAACACTGCTGAGGATGCTATTGTGAGACTCACCAGAGAGATTGTGCCTGGCATGATTGTGACTGGTATGGAAGTTGCAGAGATCGATGGAGCTCCAAGAATG GGTCCTACTTTTGGGGCGATGATGATATCAGGTCAAAAAGCAGCACACTTGGCGTTGAAGGCATTGGGGAGGAACAATGCAATCGATGGAACGTGTGGGGTTGGAAGGGAAGAACCTGAGCTTATGTTTGCTTCTGCCAACACTGAAGACATTGTTGATGCTTAA